The Nitrosomonas cryotolerans ATCC 49181 genome includes a window with the following:
- a CDS encoding cytochrome c oxidase subunit 3: MNKAIHFEQRPLPVGSDGKLSMGWWGILALIVTEGSLFGFLLFAYFYLSAQTEQQWPPEGLPNLLMPTINTAILLASSVSVWVSEYGIRHQKKYWSIGGMLMAVALGFCFLKIQLIEWSEKSFDITSNLYGSLYFTITGFHLFHVIIGLAILFLLLVWISLNYFNDKRYAAVTIGGAYWHFVDVVWLFVFASLYLFPYL; the protein is encoded by the coding sequence ATGAATAAAGCTATTCACTTCGAGCAACGGCCTTTACCCGTGGGCAGTGACGGTAAACTTTCAATGGGATGGTGGGGTATTTTAGCGTTAATTGTAACCGAGGGATCCCTGTTTGGATTTCTGCTCTTTGCCTATTTCTATTTGTCAGCTCAGACCGAACAGCAATGGCCACCAGAGGGGTTGCCAAATTTGCTGATGCCAACTATAAATACAGCGATTTTACTCGCAAGCAGTGTTTCTGTTTGGGTTAGCGAGTATGGAATTCGACATCAAAAAAAATACTGGAGTATTGGTGGGATGCTAATGGCGGTCGCGCTTGGTTTTTGTTTTTTAAAAATTCAACTCATAGAGTGGAGCGAAAAATCTTTTGATATCACCTCGAATTTATACGGGTCGCTGTATTTTACGATTACGGGATTTCATTTATTCCATGTCATCATCGGATTGGCCATTTTGTTTTTATTATTGGTCTGGATCTCGCTTAATTATTTTAATGATAAACGATATGCGGCCGTAACGATTGGAGGCGCTTACTGGCATTTTGTCGATGTAGTCTGGTTATTTGTTTTTGCTTCCTTGTATCTATTTCCGTATCTTTAG
- a CDS encoding putative bifunctional diguanylate cyclase/phosphodiesterase gives MSAGNHILLHASDEQELLHDMCQVIVKKGGYRIASVAYAQHDKSKSLQWMASIGVDKAFLEALHFTWTDDTETGRSAAATVIRTGQPCVGRHILTDPAYAAPAYAPLRENAIKFDYAAVTAFPLHVNGQVLGALVMGAIEPDAFDEEEVKLLSELADNLAYGISNLRIRIKHQAAEATIARLAYYDPLTELPNRTFMLERLKDAIHTADQRRHALALLYLNIGHLRGINQVLGYDSGDQLLQQLAQRLTSNLKESDFLARAGESEFALLLPSGGADYAIQIAQRLAAVLRNSVKVAGLMIDPRVSIGIAFYPGHAAEAETLLRRANAATNNLCPARGGYALYTGGQEQECTRRLSLMGDLRKAIEQNELLLYCQPKVDIASRRVCGAEALVRWQHPVHGMLATMEFIKLAENAALITPLTHWMLDAVFSQSYAWREAGQERALSVNLSAHDLYDPLLIDRVQGLFSTWGVRPELIQFELTESALMEEPSMALEALTKLKKLGIRLFIDDFGTGYSSLSYLQKLPVDSIKIDQSFVMPMVESNDSAVIVRSTIELGHNLDMEVVAEGVDSQAVWDLLATLECDVAQGYLMSMPMPAEQFSDWESEWEGHLTKGKL, from the coding sequence TTGAGCGCTGGCAACCACATTTTATTGCATGCCTCGGACGAGCAAGAGTTGCTGCATGACATGTGTCAAGTCATCGTGAAAAAAGGTGGTTACCGTATCGCTAGCGTCGCATATGCGCAACATGATAAAAGCAAGAGTCTCCAATGGATGGCAAGTATCGGTGTAGATAAAGCGTTTTTAGAAGCGCTTCATTTCACATGGACCGACGATACGGAAACAGGCCGTTCCGCAGCGGCCACCGTGATCCGCACCGGCCAGCCTTGCGTGGGTAGGCACATTCTTACTGATCCAGCCTATGCCGCTCCTGCTTATGCTCCCCTTCGCGAAAATGCAATCAAGTTCGACTATGCTGCAGTTACTGCGTTTCCACTTCATGTGAATGGACAAGTGCTCGGCGCCCTGGTGATGGGTGCGATCGAACCTGACGCTTTTGATGAAGAGGAAGTCAAATTGCTCAGCGAATTAGCTGATAATTTGGCTTATGGCATTTCTAACCTACGTATTCGCATCAAGCATCAGGCAGCCGAGGCTACCATTGCGCGTTTGGCTTATTATGATCCCCTAACCGAATTACCCAATCGCACCTTCATGCTTGAGCGCTTGAAAGATGCTATTCATACTGCAGATCAACGCCGCCACGCCCTTGCGCTCTTGTATCTGAATATTGGTCACTTGCGTGGAATCAATCAAGTCTTAGGTTATGACTCGGGTGATCAATTGTTGCAACAGCTAGCTCAGCGTTTGACAAGCAATCTGAAGGAAAGCGATTTCTTGGCGCGAGCGGGGGAAAGCGAGTTTGCCTTGCTTTTGCCTAGTGGAGGGGCGGACTATGCCATTCAAATTGCGCAACGGCTGGCCGCCGTCTTGCGTAATTCTGTGAAGGTGGCAGGTTTGATGATCGATCCGCGTGTCAGTATAGGCATTGCGTTTTATCCTGGGCATGCTGCTGAAGCTGAAACCTTGTTGCGGCGTGCCAATGCCGCTACGAATAATCTCTGTCCTGCTCGAGGAGGCTATGCTCTCTACACTGGGGGGCAGGAACAAGAATGCACTCGGCGCCTCTCCTTGATGGGAGATTTACGCAAAGCCATCGAACAAAATGAGTTATTGCTGTATTGCCAGCCCAAGGTCGACATTGCGTCGCGACGCGTGTGCGGAGCGGAAGCCTTGGTACGCTGGCAGCACCCGGTGCATGGCATGCTCGCAACTATGGAATTCATCAAACTCGCTGAGAATGCAGCTTTAATTACCCCTTTGACACATTGGATGCTCGACGCGGTTTTCAGTCAAAGCTATGCTTGGCGTGAAGCGGGGCAAGAGCGAGCCTTGTCAGTAAATTTGTCCGCGCATGATTTGTACGATCCTCTGCTCATCGACCGCGTTCAAGGATTGTTTTCCACTTGGGGTGTTAGACCGGAGCTAATCCAGTTTGAGTTGACCGAAAGTGCCTTAATGGAAGAACCATCGATGGCATTAGAAGCATTGACCAAGTTAAAGAAACTCGGTATCCGATTATTCATTGATGACTTTGGCACGGGGTACTCGAGCCTGAGTTATTTGCAAAAGTTGCCAGTAGATTCAATTAAGATTGATCAGTCGTTTGTCATGCCAATGGTGGAAAGCAATGATTCGGCTGTGATTGTGCGTTCGACCATTGAACTTGGACATAATCTAGATATGGAAGTAGTGGCGGAAGGGGTGGATAGTCAGGCTGTATGGGATCTCTTGGCAACATTGGAGTGCGATGTGGCACAAGGATATCTGATGAGTATGCCGATGCCGGCAGAGCAATTTAGCGATTGGGAAAGTGAATGGGAAGGACATTTGACGAAAGGGAAGTTATAG
- a CDS encoding glutathione S-transferase N-terminal domain-containing protein, producing the protein MMTLYSTITCPYSHRCRIVLHEKDMDFHIIDVDPNSKSEDLAVISPYGRAPVLVERDLVLYESNIINEYIDDRFPHPQLMPADPVMRARARLLLYRFEQELFCHIDAIEGSDQKIADKARAAVCDNLTVIAPVFEKQKYMLGDEFSMLDVAIAPLLWRLDHYGIRLPKQAAPLLKFSERLFSRPLFIDALSASEKIMRK; encoded by the coding sequence ATGATGACATTATATTCAACCATCACGTGTCCATATAGTCATCGTTGCCGTATCGTTTTACACGAAAAGGACATGGATTTTCATATAATTGATGTTGATCCGAACAGCAAATCTGAAGATTTGGCTGTGATCAGTCCTTACGGTAGAGCACCTGTTTTGGTTGAGCGTGATTTGGTGTTATATGAATCAAATATTATCAATGAATATATTGATGATCGCTTTCCGCATCCGCAACTGATGCCGGCTGATCCGGTTATGCGTGCTCGCGCTAGATTATTGTTGTATCGATTTGAACAAGAATTATTTTGCCATATTGATGCGATTGAAGGTTCAGACCAGAAAATAGCAGACAAAGCACGGGCAGCTGTTTGTGATAATCTGACTGTGATTGCCCCAGTATTTGAGAAGCAAAAGTATATGCTGGGTGATGAATTTTCTATGCTGGATGTAGCAATTGCCCCCTTGTTATGGCGACTGGATCATTATGGTATTCGTCTGCCCAAGCAAGCAGCACCATTACTGAAATTTTCTGAGCGGCTTTTTAGTCGTCCATTGTTTATTGATGCGTTGTCTGCATCTGAAAAGATAATGCGGAAATGA
- the petA gene encoding ubiquinol-cytochrome c reductase iron-sulfur subunit — protein MTDSDSVSNKNEMNSRRRFLVAATSVAGGVAGVAIATPFMLSMMPSERAKAAGAPVEVDISKLEPGMLLMVEWRGRVVWVLKRTPEMLATLKKVEDELADPNSEKDQQPEYARNETRSIKPEILVAEGICTHLGCSPVFRKEIAPADLGPDWLGGFFCPCHGSKFDLAGRVYKSVPAPTNLVVPPHTYLSDNRLLIGSDSKESA, from the coding sequence ATGACAGATAGCGATAGTGTCAGCAACAAAAATGAAATGAACAGCCGAAGACGGTTCTTGGTCGCTGCAACTTCTGTTGCGGGCGGTGTTGCTGGTGTTGCCATAGCAACACCTTTTATGTTGAGCATGATGCCTAGTGAGCGGGCCAAAGCGGCGGGAGCACCGGTTGAAGTTGATATTTCAAAACTTGAGCCGGGTATGTTGTTGATGGTGGAATGGCGTGGCCGGGTTGTGTGGGTGTTGAAACGCACTCCAGAAATGTTGGCGACTCTCAAAAAAGTTGAGGATGAATTGGCGGATCCGAATTCAGAAAAGGATCAACAACCAGAATATGCACGGAATGAGACGCGCTCCATTAAACCGGAAATTCTGGTGGCAGAGGGTATATGCACACATCTAGGTTGTTCTCCCGTGTTCAGGAAAGAAATTGCACCTGCAGATCTTGGTCCTGATTGGTTAGGCGGTTTTTTCTGTCCTTGTCATGGTTCTAAATTTGATCTGGCTGGCCGTGTTTATAAAAGTGTACCGGCTCCAACAAATTTGGTTGTTCCACCTCATACCTACTTGAGCGACAATCGTCTTTTAATTGGATCAGATAGCAAGGAATCTGCATAA
- a CDS encoding cytochrome c1, protein MNKIKILLFILCMGTQAVFAAESGMELDKAPIDSTDNDSLQRGAESFVNYCLTCHGASYMRYNRHRDIGLGNDEVLNRLVYTDQKVGDLMLTAMRKKEAEEWFGVTPPDLSVIARSRGADWLYTYLRAFYRDDATVTGWNNLVFDRAAMPHVLYELQGEQRLSIETVNTDAGGKQVIKKLEIDVPGTLSKTEYDRYAADLVNYLVYLGEPAANDRRSLGIIVMIFLLGMLGLTYALKREYWRDIH, encoded by the coding sequence ATGAATAAAATTAAGATCCTTTTGTTTATTCTGTGTATGGGTACACAGGCTGTATTTGCTGCAGAATCCGGTATGGAATTGGATAAGGCACCAATCGATTCAACTGATAATGATTCATTGCAGCGGGGTGCAGAGAGCTTTGTTAATTACTGTTTGACGTGCCATGGTGCTAGTTATATGCGATATAACCGGCATCGTGATATAGGACTTGGTAATGACGAAGTTCTGAATAGGCTTGTCTATACGGATCAGAAAGTGGGCGATCTTATGCTGACTGCTATGAGAAAGAAAGAGGCCGAGGAATGGTTTGGAGTAACGCCTCCGGATCTATCAGTAATTGCACGCTCTCGTGGTGCAGATTGGTTATATACTTATCTGCGTGCATTTTATCGTGATGATGCCACAGTTACAGGTTGGAATAATCTTGTATTTGATAGAGCTGCGATGCCTCACGTATTATACGAATTACAAGGAGAGCAGCGCCTGAGTATAGAAACGGTCAATACGGATGCAGGGGGCAAGCAGGTAATTAAGAAACTGGAAATTGACGTACCCGGCACACTTTCAAAAACGGAATATGATCGTTATGCCGCTGATTTGGTTAACTATCTTGTTTATCTGGGCGAGCCTGCCGCTAATGATCGCAGGAGCTTAGGTATTATCGTAATGATATTCTTGCTGGGCATGTTAGGCCTTACCTATGCATTGAAGCGTGAGTATTGGAGAGACATTCATTGA
- a CDS encoding c-type cytochrome, whose protein sequence is MKLSKTTHYSWIILVWMIAANIHAADPDLIARGAYLAKVADCESCHTAGPDRDLFAGGLPINSPFGIIYSTNITPDPITGIGQYSYDDFSRALRQGIAKNGKHLYPAMPYASFAATLDSDIEALYVYFMKGVKAVNYTPPQTKLPFPFNQRWTLMFWNAAFATQETYKPRADRDAQWNRGAYLVQGLGHCGACHTPRGLAFQEKTYSESSPNYLSGAMVDNWFSANLTGNKASGLGRWSKAEISEFLKTGHSGHEVAFGSMVTVIENSTQHLRKEDLDAIAHYLKSLPGQKNKSSYKPPVNQDQKVLPGVVSIGINKFELPGAGLYSGFCAKCHGDSGTGKAPKIPRLGGNSMVLSDNASSIIRLVLEGGKGPLTITGPKPKEMPSFAKKFSNREIADVLTFVRNSWGNSAAPVTPREVSLVRQKCCVKN, encoded by the coding sequence ATGAAGCTAAGCAAAACGACACATTATTCATGGATAATTTTAGTATGGATGATTGCAGCAAACATACACGCTGCTGATCCTGACTTAATCGCTCGTGGCGCATATCTTGCCAAGGTTGCTGATTGTGAAAGCTGTCATACTGCCGGGCCGGATCGTGATCTTTTTGCTGGTGGTTTACCAATCAATTCTCCATTTGGAATAATCTACTCAACTAATATTACACCCGACCCGATCACAGGTATCGGACAATATAGTTATGATGATTTTAGCCGAGCACTTAGGCAAGGCATTGCCAAAAATGGCAAACACCTTTATCCGGCAATGCCCTATGCCTCGTTCGCAGCGACACTGGATAGTGATATAGAGGCACTCTACGTTTATTTTATGAAAGGGGTAAAGGCAGTCAATTACACACCACCTCAAACCAAATTGCCTTTCCCGTTTAATCAGCGCTGGACGCTGATGTTCTGGAATGCGGCGTTTGCCACCCAAGAAACATATAAACCGCGTGCCGATCGTGATGCCCAATGGAATCGTGGCGCTTATCTGGTGCAGGGCCTCGGTCATTGTGGTGCTTGCCATACGCCGAGGGGGCTGGCTTTCCAGGAGAAAACATATTCAGAATCTTCGCCCAATTATTTGAGCGGTGCTATGGTGGATAATTGGTTTTCCGCAAATCTGACTGGTAACAAGGCATCTGGTCTGGGCAGATGGTCTAAAGCAGAAATTTCCGAGTTTCTGAAAACAGGGCATAGCGGGCATGAAGTCGCATTTGGCAGCATGGTGACCGTGATTGAGAACAGTACCCAGCATTTACGTAAAGAAGATTTGGACGCCATTGCGCACTATCTTAAATCCCTTCCAGGCCAAAAGAATAAATCATCCTACAAGCCTCCTGTTAATCAGGATCAAAAGGTCTTGCCTGGAGTAGTCAGTATTGGAATCAATAAATTTGAACTTCCTGGTGCAGGCTTATATTCCGGATTTTGCGCTAAATGCCATGGCGATAGTGGCACAGGGAAAGCTCCAAAAATTCCACGGCTTGGCGGAAATTCGATGGTGCTCTCCGATAATGCCAGCTCCATAATTCGGCTTGTGCTGGAAGGAGGCAAAGGGCCGTTGACAATAACAGGACCAAAACCGAAAGAAATGCCAAGCTTTGCGAAGAAATTTTCTAATCGTGAAATTGCTGATGTGCTTACTTTTGTACGTAATAGCTGGGGCAATTCGGCGGCTCCGGTCACACCACGCGAAGTGTCATTAGTGCGCCAGAAATGTTGTGTCAAGAACTAA
- a CDS encoding ClpXP protease specificity-enhancing factor translates to MNVSATKPYLIRAIYEWCIDNEFTPYISVNVDSRTHVPTEYIKNGEIVLNIGHSAVEDLVIGNDMINLMARFNGIARKMEIPVDAVKGIFAKEVNEGITFIQEIEKAIAESTRDENEKISSSDSPKPLPPNNSKPQLRIIK, encoded by the coding sequence ATGAATGTGAGTGCTACAAAACCTTATTTAATTCGTGCAATTTATGAATGGTGTATTGATAATGAATTCACGCCTTATATATCGGTAAATGTTGATTCCAGGACGCATGTTCCAACGGAATATATAAAAAACGGTGAAATCGTTCTTAATATAGGCCATAGCGCAGTGGAAGATCTTGTCATCGGTAATGATATGATCAACCTGATGGCTCGATTTAATGGTATTGCAAGAAAGATGGAAATACCGGTTGATGCAGTTAAAGGCATATTTGCGAAAGAAGTAAATGAGGGAATAACTTTTATTCAGGAAATTGAAAAAGCTATAGCTGAAAGTACGCGTGATGAAAATGAGAAGATATCAAGTTCTGATTCACCAAAGCCATTACCACCGAATAATAGTAAGCCCCAACTACGGATTATTAAATAA
- a CDS encoding SCO family protein yields the protein MRNSGLTRFILYLVIFTLSGCFSEKNWHVKEVVGHLPDLQFSLTSDSERLVTAEMYKGYVLLMYFGFTNCQAECPVSMAKLSQVMQILGDDADRTRILFVTLDPGQDNPKVLRHYIAQFDPEHVVGLTGTAKDIQNLTKRYRAAYRPRSKNTEQSGIVHGDAIYIFDSQGHARLLATSTDSIAGLAQDIRHLLDRVY from the coding sequence ATGCGAAACTCTGGGCTGACCCGCTTTATTTTATACTTGGTGATTTTCACGCTCAGTGGATGCTTTTCTGAAAAAAACTGGCATGTCAAAGAAGTGGTCGGACACCTGCCTGATCTGCAGTTTTCATTGACATCAGATAGCGAGCGACTGGTAACGGCAGAAATGTACAAAGGCTATGTATTACTAATGTACTTCGGGTTCACCAACTGCCAAGCTGAATGCCCGGTTTCAATGGCTAAATTAAGCCAAGTCATGCAGATTCTTGGGGACGATGCTGACCGCACACGCATTTTGTTTGTTACGCTTGACCCTGGGCAAGATAATCCGAAAGTCTTACGGCACTACATTGCGCAATTTGATCCTGAACACGTAGTCGGATTGACGGGCACAGCAAAAGATATCCAGAATTTAACAAAGCGTTATCGGGCTGCATACCGCCCTCGGTCAAAGAATACCGAGCAAAGCGGAATTGTTCATGGGGATGCTATCTATATTTTTGATTCACAGGGTCACGCCCGCCTTCTGGCAACTTCAACCGATTCAATAGCAGGCTTGGCGCAAGATATTCGACACCTATTGGACAGGGTCTATTAG
- a CDS encoding cytochrome c oxidase assembly protein, translating into MMDVFYWFTPWEESIIVVIAISIVAILFLRGCVNSKPSFPQKLYFWTGLILIYLVSHTQFDYYSQHQFFIHRLQHLVLHHLGPFLIVLSSPLPILLSGVPKKASRFGKLAVRWKPLQLVISFLCNPILAVMLFSGLIGFWLLPSIHFTVMIDWRLYRLMNWSMLINGLIFWGLVLNPTVGYLTHLLPGTRIAMMLAVIPPQIVIGAMIFFASEELYPIYTVCGRAIGGLNAVEDQQIGGIILWIHGAMMSAAGILIVIRKELMSHNSYTKSQTG; encoded by the coding sequence ATGATGGATGTATTTTATTGGTTCACGCCTTGGGAAGAGTCGATTATAGTCGTGATTGCGATAAGTATCGTTGCTATTCTGTTCTTAAGAGGTTGCGTCAATAGTAAGCCATCATTTCCCCAAAAACTATATTTTTGGACTGGGCTTATCCTTATATACCTGGTTTCTCATACGCAGTTTGATTATTATTCCCAGCATCAATTCTTTATTCATAGACTTCAACATCTCGTATTGCATCATCTCGGACCTTTTTTAATCGTATTGAGTAGTCCGTTACCCATACTCCTTAGTGGCGTACCTAAAAAAGCAAGCCGTTTTGGTAAACTAGCAGTCCGCTGGAAGCCACTACAATTAGTAATCTCATTCCTATGTAATCCTATTTTGGCTGTTATGCTTTTCAGTGGCCTTATTGGCTTCTGGTTATTGCCTTCGATTCACTTTACAGTGATGATTGATTGGCGTTTATATCGTTTGATGAACTGGAGTATGCTCATCAACGGGTTGATTTTCTGGGGCCTTGTGTTAAATCCTACTGTTGGTTACCTAACACATTTATTACCTGGTACTCGCATTGCCATGATGCTTGCTGTCATACCGCCACAAATCGTTATAGGAGCAATGATTTTTTTTGCTTCGGAGGAACTCTATCCCATTTATACTGTTTGTGGTCGGGCAATAGGGGGGTTAAATGCTGTTGAAGACCAACAAATTGGTGGCATAATTCTCTGGATACATGGAGCAATGATGAGTGCAGCCGGGATTCTTATTGTAATACGAAAAGAATTGATGTCACATAATTCGTATACCAAGAGTCAAACGGGTTGA
- a CDS encoding cytochrome b, which translates to MSKRLNSIIEWVDERFPLTANWRAHLSEYYAPKNFNFWYYFGSLAMLVLVNQLITGIFLTMNYKPDASLAFASVEYIMRDVDYGWLIRYMHSTGASMFFVVVYLHMFRGMMYGSYRKPRELLWLVGMAIFFVLMSLAFTGYILPWGQMSYWGAQVIVSMFGAIPFIGETLSNWLLGDFTLSDAALNRFFAYHVVTLPILLVTLVLVHIIALHEVGSNNPDGIEIKANRNPETKIPVDGIPFHPYYSVKDIMGVVVFLMVFCGIIFFAPEMGGYFLEYNNFVPANTLQTPDHIAPVWYFTPYYSMLRAVTVNFLWIDAKLWGVILMAASVVVFCFLPWLDKSPVKSIRYKGPYFKFALTLFVISFFVLGWLGTKAPTPLFTLLAQIFTVIYFAFFILMPWYSKIDKTKPEPKRVK; encoded by the coding sequence ATGAGCAAGCGATTAAATTCAATAATTGAATGGGTTGATGAGCGTTTTCCATTGACTGCTAATTGGAGAGCGCATCTTTCTGAATATTACGCCCCAAAGAATTTTAATTTCTGGTACTACTTTGGTTCGTTAGCCATGCTAGTGCTGGTAAACCAGCTGATTACTGGAATTTTTCTTACCATGAACTACAAGCCGGATGCTAGTCTGGCTTTTGCTTCAGTTGAATATATTATGCGTGATGTGGATTACGGTTGGTTGATTCGCTACATGCATTCAACAGGGGCATCTATGTTTTTTGTGGTTGTATATCTGCACATGTTTCGTGGAATGATGTACGGCTCCTATCGTAAGCCACGTGAACTGCTGTGGTTGGTAGGTATGGCAATATTTTTTGTGTTAATGAGCTTGGCTTTTACTGGATATATACTGCCATGGGGACAGATGTCCTATTGGGGAGCACAAGTAATTGTCAGTATGTTTGGAGCAATTCCATTTATTGGTGAGACGCTTTCAAATTGGCTGTTAGGCGACTTTACGCTTTCAGATGCTGCGCTCAACCGTTTTTTTGCTTATCATGTGGTGACACTTCCTATCTTATTAGTGACCTTGGTGTTGGTACATATAATAGCGCTGCATGAGGTTGGATCGAATAATCCCGATGGTATTGAGATTAAGGCCAATCGTAATCCGGAAACTAAGATTCCCGTAGATGGAATCCCGTTTCATCCTTATTACAGCGTAAAAGATATCATGGGTGTCGTGGTATTTCTGATGGTGTTTTGCGGTATTATTTTCTTTGCGCCAGAGATGGGCGGCTACTTTTTGGAATATAATAATTTTGTTCCGGCTAATACACTACAGACCCCTGATCACATCGCACCAGTATGGTATTTTACGCCCTACTATTCAATGTTGAGGGCAGTGACTGTTAATTTTCTTTGGATAGATGCGAAGTTGTGGGGTGTGATACTAATGGCGGCTTCAGTAGTCGTATTCTGTTTCTTGCCTTGGCTGGATAAGAGCCCAGTAAAATCTATTCGTTATAAAGGACCTTATTTCAAATTTGCACTGACACTTTTTGTTATCAGCTTTTTTGTTTTAGGCTGGCTTGGAACAAAAGCGCCGACACCTTTATTTACCTTGTTAGCGCAAATATTTACAGTGATTTATTTTGCTTTTTTCATTCTGATGCCATGGTATAGCAAGATAGATAAGACTAAACCCGAGCCAAAAAGAGTAAAATGA